Within Novosphingobium resinovorum, the genomic segment CGCGGGCATGGTCTCGATCAGCCCCGAGCCTTACTCGCTCTCCGCGCTGACCGGGACCGCGTTCCAGCTCGATCTTGCGGGCGTCTTCGGGCTTTCCGGCAAGCATGGCCTCGGCCTGCTGGAAATCCTGTTCGTCTTCCTCTTCGTCGACCTGTTCGACAATATCGGCACCCTCGTCGCCGTCACCAAGCGCGCCGGGCTGATGGACGCGGCGGGCCGCATTCCGGGCCTCAATCGCATCCTCGTGACCGACGCTGTCGCCACGATGGTCGGCTCGATGGCGGGCACCAGCACCGTCACCAGCTATGTCGAGAGCGCCGCGGGCGTGCAAGTGGGCGGGCGCACCGGCCTGACCTCGGTGGTGACCGGCGTCCTGTTCCTGGCAATGATGTTCGTCGCGCCTTACGCGCAGGTGATCCCGCTGGCCGCCACCGCGCCCGCGCTCATCATCGTCGGCGGCCTGATGCTGCTGCCGCTGACCGAAGTGGAATGGGAGGACCCGCTGGCGGCGATCCCCGCGTTCCTGACGGTGGCGATGATCCCGCTGACGTTTTCGATCGCCAATGGGCTTGCCTTCGGCATCACCGCCCACGCCGTGCTCAAGATCGTACGCGGGACGATCACGAAGAAGGACGGCTTCCTGCTGGTCTTGGCGCTGCTGTTCGTCGCCCGCTTCGTGTGGATGGGCGGCGCCTGATGCGCGGCGTCATCGCCTCGGCTCTTGCCCTCGTCGCCCCGTGCCTCGCTTCGCCTGCGCTGGCGGACGAGCGGCTGGACCTCACCCCCCGTACCTTGGTGATGACGGCCTATCAGCCCGAATGGAACGCGCTGGTCCATGCCGTGAGCGAGCAGAAGGAACATAGCCTCAACGGGGCGACTTACCTGACCGGTACGCTGGAGGGCAAACCGGTGCTGCTGATGCAGAGCGGCGTGTCGATGGTGAACGCGGCGATGAACACCCAGCTGGTGATTGACCGCTTCACCGTGAAGCGCATCGTCTTTTCAGGCATCGCGGGCGGTGTCGATCCGTCACTGACGATCGGCGACGTCATCGTGGCGGAAGACTGGGGCCAGTATCTGGAAGTCAACTTCGCGCGCAAGGCAGGCCGCAAGGGCTGGAAGTCGCCTGAGGCCGTCTCGCCCGAGGCACCGGGCAACTGGAACTTCATCTTCCCGCGCGGGGTTACGGTGCCCAATGCCGCTACCCCGTCGAAGCGGTTCTTCACCTTCGCTATGGACCCGGCATTGCTGGATTTGGCGCGCAAAGTCGCGCCGACGATCGCGATGGAACGCTGCGTACCGCCTTCGGAGCACCAGCTTCCCGGCAGCGAACTGTGTCTCGCCAAGCCGCCCAAGGTCGTCGTCGGCGGCACGGGCGTCAGCGCGGGGGTCTATGCCGACAATGCCGAGTTCCGCGAATATCTCTACAAGGCCTGGCACGCCCGCGTGCTCGACATGGAGAGCGGGGCGGTGGCCCAAGTCGCCTATGCCAACCAGGTGCCGACAATCGTGTTCCGATCCTTGTCGGACCTTGCGGGCGGCGACAAGCACAAGAACATGGAGGACACCTACGAGCGCCTCGCCTCGGTGAACTCCGCCCACGTGGTGCGCGCCTTCGTGGCGGCGCTTCCGGACTGAGAGGTTCTATGCAGACCGTAACCGCCCGCAACGGCATCGCCACCGCGCCGCACTTCCTCGCCGCGCAGGCGGGCCGCGACGTGCTTGCCCACGGCGGCAGTGCGGTGGAGGCCTGCGTCGCCATCGCCGCGACGCTGGCCGTCGTCTACCCGCACATGACCGCGATCGGCGGCGACGGCTTCTGGGTGATCCGCGAGCCGGACGGCACCGTGCACTCGATCCACGGCTGCGGCGGCGCGGCGGCGACGGCCGACCTGTCGCTCTATGCCGGGTTGGAGGCGGTGCCGACGCGCGGGCCTCTGGCGGCGAATACGGTGGCGGGGACGATCTCCGGCTGGGCGGCGGCGCTGGAGGCAGATTACTGCACCTTGCCGCTTGAGCGGCTGCTGCGCGATGCGATCACCCATGCCGAGAACGGCATGACGGTGACGAAGGGCGGCGCGGCCATCGCGGCAGGGAAGGGCGACGAACTGCGCGGACAGCCCGGCGCCTACGCCGCGACCTTCGAGCCGGAAGGCCGCCCGTTGGCCGAGGGCGACACGCTGCGTCTCCCCGCGTTGGCGGAGACCTTGCGCAAGCTGGCCGCGAACGGGCTGCAGGACTTCTACACCGGCGAACTGGCCGCTTTGATCGCCGCCGATCTGGAGGCGCTAGGCAGCCCGGTTTCCGCCGCAGACCTCGCCGCGCACACGGCGACCTGGCCGGACCCGCTGCATACGCGCGTCGGCGGTGCGACGCTCTACAACGCGACGCCGCCGACGCAGGGCTTTGCCTCGCTGCTGATCCTGGCATTGTTCGACCGGCTCAAGGCCGATGCCCCCGAAGGCTTCGACCACGTCCATGGCCTTGTCGAGGCGACCAAGCAGGCATTCCTGATGCGCGACGTGCATGTCGGCGACCCGGCGTATACGGACTTCGACTTTCAGGCGCTGCTCTCCGACCCCGCCGCGCTGGACGAACTCGCCGCGCGGATCGACCCGGCGAAGGCGCTGGAATGGCCGCAGCCGCCGCAGTGGGGCGATACCTGCTGGTTCGGCGCCGCCGATGCCGAGGGCCGGGTGGTGTCGTGCATCCAGTCCACCTATTTCGAGTTCGGCTCGGGCCTCGTGCTGCCGCAGACCGGGATCACCTGGCAGAACCGGGGCAGTTCGTTCCGCCTTGCCGAGTCCGGCTGGAATGCCCTGAAACCCGGCCGCAAGCCGTTCCATACCCTCAACCCGGCACTGGCGGTGTTCGAGGACGGGCGCGTCATGGCCTATGGCACGATGGGCGGCGAGGGCCAGCCGCAGACGCAGGCGGCGCTGTTCACGCGCTATGCCCGCTTCGGCATGGACCTGCAGGACGCCATCAACGCCCCGCGCTGGCTGCTCGGCCGGACCTGGGGGGACGTCACGACCTCGCTCAAGCTGGAGGACGGTTTCGACGAGGGGCTTTACGCGCAGCTCACCGATGCTGGCCACGACGTCGAGCGCGTCGGTGGCCTGACCGCGACGATGGGGCATGCGGGTGCGGTGGTGCGCCTTGCAGGCGGTTCGTTCGAGGGCGCATCCGACCCCCGCAGCGATGGCGAGGCAGCCGGATGGTGAGCTTTGCGCTTCGCCTTGGGGGCTTCGACAAGCTCAGCCTGAGCGGGATTTGGGCGGAGTATGTCAAACCTGTCGGCATTTCCTCCAAGCCGCTCAGGCCGAGCTTGTCGAAGCCCGGGCACTGTCTTCTCCTCCATGCCGAGACAATCGCATGACCGCCCTCGACATCCCCGGTGGCACCCGCGCTGTCGCACGGTGCGATGCCTTGCGGATAGCGCCCTACAGCGACATGGAGGGCGGCTTGTTCCGCGCCTACCTCACTCCGGCCTATGCCGCCGCGCAGGAGCAATTGGCCCGGTGGATGGAGGCCGCAGGCATGCGCGTCCACGTCGACGCCGCCGCCAATCTGGTGGGCCGCTATGACGGCCACCTCGGCCATGCCCCGGCGCTGGTGATCGGCAGCCACCTCGATTCCGTGCGTGACGCAGGGCCTTACGACGGCCCGCTGGGCATCATGCTCGGCATCGAGGCGGTCGCCGCGCTCCATGCCGAAGGGCGCCGACTGCCGTTCCCGATCGAGGTCTATGCCTTCGGCGACGAGGAAGGATCGCGCTTTCCCGCCGCGATGCTGACGAGCCGTGCGGTGGCCGGGACCCTCGATGCCGCCGCGCTCGATATCACGGATACGGCGGGCGTGACGCTGGCCGAGGCGCTGGTGACGACGCCCGACTATCTCACTGCCGCCCGCTCGCCCGATACCACGTTGGCTTACCTCGAAGCACATATCGAGCAGGGGCCGGTGCTGGAGGCGGACGGCCTCGCGGTCGGCACCGTCACCGGCATCGCCGCGCAGCTGCGCTACCGCGTCACCGTCAAGGGCATGGCCGGGCACGCGGGGACCGCGACGATGCGCCTGCGCCGCGATGCGCTGGCGGGTGCGGCGGCGATGGTGCTGGCGGTGGAGCAGATCGCCCGCGCGGACAACTCCGACGTCGTCGCCACCGTCGGCGTGCTGGAGGCGCTGCCTGGCGCCCCCAACGTCATCCCCGGCGAGGTCCGCTTCACCATCGACGTTCGCTCGGGCGCGGAAGAACGGCGCGACGCGGTGGCCGAGGCTATCCTCGCGCGGATCGGAGAAATCGCCGAGGCGCG encodes:
- a CDS encoding NCS2 family permease, with the translated sequence MTQTATTIDAPEVVPSGKLDRYFSLTARGTTARTEVLAGMTTFLTMAYIVLVNPAILGSAGMPVASVAAATCFAAAFASILMGFVANTPLALAPGMGLNAYFSFTVVQQMGVPWPVALGCVFISGVAFLLLTLTGIRQLIVTSIPQYLFAAVAGGIGLFIGFIGLKDSGIVVANPATFVALGDLKAPGAALALFGLLVIGALSVWNVRGAMLIGILATTVVGWIAGMVSISPEPYSLSALTGTAFQLDLAGVFGLSGKHGLGLLEILFVFLFVDLFDNIGTLVAVTKRAGLMDAAGRIPGLNRILVTDAVATMVGSMAGTSTVTSYVESAAGVQVGGRTGLTSVVTGVLFLAMMFVAPYAQVIPLAATAPALIIVGGLMLLPLTEVEWEDPLAAIPAFLTVAMIPLTFSIANGLAFGITAHAVLKIVRGTITKKDGFLLVLALLFVARFVWMGGA
- a CDS encoding 5'-methylthioadenosine/S-adenosylhomocysteine nucleosidase; this encodes MRGVIASALALVAPCLASPALADERLDLTPRTLVMTAYQPEWNALVHAVSEQKEHSLNGATYLTGTLEGKPVLLMQSGVSMVNAAMNTQLVIDRFTVKRIVFSGIAGGVDPSLTIGDVIVAEDWGQYLEVNFARKAGRKGWKSPEAVSPEAPGNWNFIFPRGVTVPNAATPSKRFFTFAMDPALLDLARKVAPTIAMERCVPPSEHQLPGSELCLAKPPKVVVGGTGVSAGVYADNAEFREYLYKAWHARVLDMESGAVAQVAYANQVPTIVFRSLSDLAGGDKHKNMEDTYERLASVNSAHVVRAFVAALPD
- a CDS encoding gamma-glutamyltransferase family protein, producing MQTVTARNGIATAPHFLAAQAGRDVLAHGGSAVEACVAIAATLAVVYPHMTAIGGDGFWVIREPDGTVHSIHGCGGAAATADLSLYAGLEAVPTRGPLAANTVAGTISGWAAALEADYCTLPLERLLRDAITHAENGMTVTKGGAAIAAGKGDELRGQPGAYAATFEPEGRPLAEGDTLRLPALAETLRKLAANGLQDFYTGELAALIAADLEALGSPVSAADLAAHTATWPDPLHTRVGGATLYNATPPTQGFASLLILALFDRLKADAPEGFDHVHGLVEATKQAFLMRDVHVGDPAYTDFDFQALLSDPAALDELAARIDPAKALEWPQPPQWGDTCWFGAADAEGRVVSCIQSTYFEFGSGLVLPQTGITWQNRGSSFRLAESGWNALKPGRKPFHTLNPALAVFEDGRVMAYGTMGGEGQPQTQAALFTRYARFGMDLQDAINAPRWLLGRTWGDVTTSLKLEDGFDEGLYAQLTDAGHDVERVGGLTATMGHAGAVVRLAGGSFEGASDPRSDGEAAGW
- a CDS encoding allantoate amidohydrolase; translated protein: MTALDIPGGTRAVARCDALRIAPYSDMEGGLFRAYLTPAYAAAQEQLARWMEAAGMRVHVDAAANLVGRYDGHLGHAPALVIGSHLDSVRDAGPYDGPLGIMLGIEAVAALHAEGRRLPFPIEVYAFGDEEGSRFPAAMLTSRAVAGTLDAAALDITDTAGVTLAEALVTTPDYLTAARSPDTTLAYLEAHIEQGPVLEADGLAVGTVTGIAAQLRYRVTVKGMAGHAGTATMRLRRDALAGAAAMVLAVEQIARADNSDVVATVGVLEALPGAPNVIPGEVRFTIDVRSGAEERRDAVAEAILARIGEIAEARALELAVSLIHDLAASPSDPALMDLMDDALAAAGQPVRRLVSGAGHDAMNMAALCPTVMLFIRCREGISHNPAEHVEPADAEIALRVMLGFIDRLGDSFVA